A part of Citrifermentans bremense genomic DNA contains:
- the aroF gene encoding 3-deoxy-7-phosphoheptulonate synthase, with protein sequence MIVVMKAGAAKKERDAVTRRIKELGYTPHIIHGTTRDVIGAVGDERGKSVLQTLESMQGVESVVPILQPYKLASKEVKKEASIVRISDTLAIGGKELVVMAGPCSVENEEQIIESAIAVKAAGAQMLRGGAFKPRTSPYSFQGLEEEGLKLLAKARETTGLPFVTEVIDPDSVDLVASYSDMLQIGARNSQNFALLKKVGQIDKPILLKRGMSMTIQEFLMSAEYIMSEGNQSVILCERGIRTFETATRNTLDLSAIPVLKSKTHLPVVIDPSHGTGNYRYIAPMSFAAVAAGADGLIIEVHPDPEKASSDGPQSLKPKKFQALMDKLRLFAEAADKTLGA encoded by the coding sequence ATGATCGTAGTCATGAAGGCAGGAGCGGCGAAGAAGGAACGTGATGCGGTAACCAGGAGGATCAAGGAACTCGGGTACACCCCGCACATCATCCACGGCACCACCCGCGACGTGATCGGCGCCGTGGGTGACGAGCGTGGAAAGAGCGTCTTGCAGACGCTTGAGTCGATGCAGGGGGTGGAAAGCGTCGTCCCCATCCTGCAGCCCTACAAGCTCGCCTCCAAGGAAGTGAAGAAAGAGGCGAGCATCGTGCGCATCTCCGACACCCTCGCCATCGGCGGCAAGGAGCTGGTGGTCATGGCGGGCCCCTGCTCCGTGGAGAACGAGGAGCAGATCATCGAGTCGGCCATAGCCGTCAAGGCGGCCGGCGCCCAGATGCTTCGCGGCGGCGCCTTCAAGCCGCGCACCTCCCCCTACTCCTTCCAGGGGTTGGAGGAAGAGGGGCTGAAGCTTTTGGCCAAGGCCCGCGAGACGACCGGCCTTCCCTTCGTCACCGAGGTCATCGATCCCGATTCCGTGGACCTCGTCGCCTCCTACTCCGACATGCTCCAGATCGGGGCGCGCAACTCCCAGAACTTCGCCCTTTTGAAGAAGGTCGGACAGATCGACAAGCCGATCCTTTTGAAGCGCGGCATGTCCATGACCATCCAGGAGTTCCTGATGAGCGCCGAGTACATCATGAGCGAGGGGAACCAGTCGGTCATCCTCTGCGAGCGCGGCATCCGGACCTTCGAGACCGCCACCAGGAACACCCTCGACCTCTCCGCGATTCCGGTCCTAAAGTCGAAGACCCATCTTCCGGTCGTGATCGACCCCTCCCACGGCACCGGCAATTACCGCTACATAGCGCCCATGTCCTTCGCGGCGGTTGCAGCCGGCGCCGACGGCCTCATCATCGAGGTGCACCCGGATCCGGAAAAGGCATCTTCCGACGGGCCGCAGTCGCTCAAGCCGAAGAAGTTCCAAGCGTTGATGGACAAGCTGCGGCTCTTCGCCGAAGCCGCCGACAAGACGCTCGGCGCCTAG
- the cbiD gene encoding cobalt-precorrin-5B (C(1))-methyltransferase CbiD, protein MSGKELRYGFTTGACAAAAVKAAAQMLRDQGMVREVELMLPCGIGAKFQVHGGVLRDNTASCYVVKDAGDDPDVTNGAEIHVTARVEFFSKNQIVIEGGTGIGRVTKPGLAVPVGEWAINPVPRSMILEVVKEVFAVRCIPATLTFTISIPNGEELAKKTLNERLGIVGGLSILGTTGVVKPISAKAWTDTVDASVDVALACGARTVVLATGRSSEIVAQKHLSLSEEAFVMMGDHFGYAMRSCATKEVPEVVVAGQFAKLVKIACGHEQTHVTSSQMDLDALAWWLRESPATSHLEQMAREANTARHLLEASGYHPPLMELVCSRVLKVCAEVAPWVKTRVMLAGYHGELLYFTP, encoded by the coding sequence ATGAGCGGGAAAGAACTCAGATACGGTTTCACCACCGGTGCATGCGCCGCTGCGGCCGTCAAGGCGGCTGCGCAGATGCTGCGCGACCAGGGGATGGTTCGCGAGGTTGAACTGATGCTTCCCTGCGGCATCGGCGCGAAGTTCCAGGTGCACGGCGGGGTGCTGCGCGACAACACGGCTTCGTGCTATGTCGTCAAGGATGCCGGCGACGACCCGGACGTCACCAACGGAGCCGAGATCCACGTCACCGCCCGCGTCGAGTTCTTCTCCAAAAACCAGATCGTCATCGAGGGCGGGACCGGCATCGGCCGGGTCACCAAGCCTGGTCTCGCGGTCCCGGTGGGCGAGTGGGCGATAAATCCGGTGCCGCGCAGCATGATCCTCGAGGTGGTGAAGGAGGTGTTCGCGGTGCGCTGCATCCCGGCGACGCTCACCTTCACAATCAGCATCCCCAACGGAGAGGAGCTAGCGAAGAAGACCTTGAACGAGCGGCTCGGGATCGTCGGCGGGCTCTCAATACTTGGGACCACCGGCGTGGTGAAGCCGATCTCGGCCAAGGCGTGGACCGACACGGTTGACGCCTCGGTCGACGTGGCGCTTGCCTGCGGCGCGCGCACCGTTGTCCTTGCCACCGGGAGGAGTTCCGAGATCGTGGCGCAAAAGCACCTTTCCCTGAGCGAGGAGGCCTTCGTCATGATGGGGGACCACTTCGGCTACGCGATGAGGAGTTGCGCTACCAAGGAGGTGCCGGAAGTCGTGGTCGCCGGGCAGTTCGCCAAACTGGTGAAGATCGCCTGCGGTCACGAGCAGACCCACGTGACCTCGTCCCAGATGGACCTGGACGCGCTCGCCTGGTGGCTAAGGGAGTCGCCGGCCACGTCGCACCTGGAGCAGATGGCGCGGGAGGCGAACACCGCGCGGCACCTGCTGGAGGCTTCCGGGTACCACCCGCCTCTCATGGAGCTGGTCTGCTCCCGGGTGCTCAAGGTCTGCGCCGAGGTGGCGCCCTGGGTGAAGACGCGGGTCATGCTGGCGGGTTACCACGGCGAGCTCCTGTACTTCACCCCGTAG
- the cbiE gene encoding precorrin-6y C5,15-methyltransferase (decarboxylating) subunit CbiE: MPQQKIYLVGAGIEGWEGFGKQALEVIESAQVLIGHKRLLDIFPEFKGEKRQLDDLSITLEYLKTTDKRAVVLGSGDPNFFGIARFLLRNLPKDRVEIYPNVTSVQYAFARIKEPWDDATFVSVHGRGIKPALDRIIASEKIAILTDSVNTPAVLARELIARGAEGYEAWVCEDLGLSSEKFTKTDVKGLAELSCSPLNILILIKTWEPNLQNYPMIGIRDEEFATAKKLITKEEVRAITLGKLQLQDDLVMWDIGAGSGSVSIEAANLMPNGRIFALEKNPQYLVFLKENLKKFAARNVLVVETFAPEGLEELPDADRVFIGGSGGMLEEIIDAVDKRLKPDGFIVINAVTLDTLTKSVEFLEDHGYTVEVTCVNISKTRTLTEYKMFAAHNPVYVIAAWKGEE, encoded by the coding sequence ATGCCACAACAAAAGATCTACCTTGTCGGGGCGGGAATAGAGGGATGGGAAGGTTTCGGGAAGCAGGCGCTCGAGGTGATCGAAAGCGCCCAGGTCCTGATCGGGCACAAGCGGCTCCTGGACATCTTCCCCGAGTTCAAGGGTGAGAAGCGCCAGTTGGACGACCTCTCCATCACGCTCGAATACCTGAAGACCACCGACAAGAGGGCCGTTGTCCTCGGCTCGGGCGACCCCAACTTCTTCGGGATCGCCCGCTTCCTGCTGCGCAACCTCCCCAAAGACCGGGTCGAGATCTACCCCAACGTCACCAGCGTCCAGTATGCCTTTGCCCGCATCAAGGAGCCCTGGGACGACGCCACCTTCGTTTCGGTGCACGGCCGCGGGATCAAGCCGGCGCTGGACCGCATCATCGCCTCCGAGAAAATCGCCATCCTCACCGACAGCGTCAACACCCCGGCGGTACTTGCCCGCGAACTGATCGCACGCGGCGCCGAAGGTTACGAAGCCTGGGTCTGCGAGGACCTGGGGCTATCCTCCGAGAAGTTCACCAAGACCGACGTGAAGGGGCTTGCCGAGCTTTCCTGCTCGCCGCTCAACATCCTGATCCTGATCAAGACCTGGGAGCCGAACCTGCAGAACTACCCGATGATCGGCATCCGCGACGAGGAGTTCGCCACCGCCAAGAAGCTGATCACCAAGGAAGAGGTCCGGGCCATAACCCTTGGCAAGCTGCAGTTGCAGGACGACCTGGTGATGTGGGACATCGGCGCCGGCAGCGGTTCCGTCTCCATCGAGGCCGCGAACCTGATGCCCAACGGGCGCATCTTCGCGCTGGAGAAGAACCCGCAGTACCTGGTCTTTCTAAAGGAGAACCTGAAGAAGTTCGCCGCCCGCAACGTGCTGGTGGTCGAGACCTTCGCTCCCGAGGGGCTGGAGGAGCTTCCGGACGCGGACCGCGTCTTCATAGGGGGCTCAGGCGGGATGCTTGAGGAGATCATCGACGCGGTCGACAAGCGCCTGAAACCCGACGGCTTCATCGTGATCAACGCTGTGACGCTCGACACGCTGACCAAGTCGGTGGAGTTTTTGGAGGATCACGGCTACACGGTAGAGGTCACCTGCGTCAACATCTCCAAGACCCGCACCCTCACCGAGTACAAGATGTTCGCCGCCCACAACCCGGTCTACGTCATCGCGGCCTGGAAAGGGGAGGAGTAG
- a CDS encoding M16 family metallopeptidase: MLSCTKKVLPNGLRLVSVEMPHLHSAEIAIYIKAGGRNDTPGKAGISHFLEHMLFRGSSEFATSLELEIAFEAIGGSVNAATDEETTCYFSRVHPDQVPEGIRLFSSMLLTPRLEGIEIEKRIITEEALEDINERGEETNTSNLCSKLLWPGHPLGTPTIGYLESIKGLTEEDLRGYLSDHYVPGNAVIVAAGRHDAQTFFAACEKHFAGWGGAQPPAPEPVSELQEEPRSVFVKDSDSQVNLQIAFRGFARQDKRIMALRLMRRILCGGGSSRLHLSLREKLGIVYSVDASLSAYEETGAFAIELATAPENLVLAVSEVLHEVKSLAFEEVGEAELTRVKEGYFYDLEYSSDSTYEMQVRYGWGELMTLVRTIDEDRAEVASIAPAQIRETAQVLFDPCNLTLAAVGPWKAPSKRVVEKLIREYRKGWGKAPPQQRD; the protein is encoded by the coding sequence ATGCTCAGTTGCACCAAGAAGGTTCTCCCCAACGGATTGCGCCTAGTCTCCGTCGAGATGCCGCATCTGCACAGCGCGGAGATCGCCATCTACATCAAGGCCGGCGGCCGCAACGACACCCCTGGCAAAGCCGGCATCTCGCACTTCCTGGAGCACATGCTGTTTCGCGGTTCAAGCGAATTCGCCACGAGCCTTGAGCTCGAGATCGCCTTCGAAGCGATCGGCGGCAGCGTCAACGCCGCCACCGACGAAGAGACCACCTGCTACTTTTCCCGTGTGCACCCGGACCAGGTGCCGGAAGGGATCCGCCTTTTTTCTTCCATGCTCCTGACCCCGAGGCTCGAGGGGATCGAGATCGAGAAGCGGATCATCACCGAGGAGGCGCTGGAGGACATCAACGAGCGCGGCGAGGAGACCAACACCAGCAACCTCTGCTCGAAGCTCCTTTGGCCCGGGCATCCGCTGGGAACGCCGACCATCGGGTACCTGGAGAGCATCAAGGGGCTGACCGAGGAGGACCTGCGGGGGTACCTGTCGGATCATTACGTCCCGGGCAACGCGGTGATAGTCGCCGCCGGAAGGCACGACGCGCAAACCTTCTTCGCCGCCTGCGAGAAGCACTTCGCCGGGTGGGGAGGAGCTCAGCCCCCGGCGCCGGAGCCGGTGAGCGAGCTGCAGGAAGAGCCGCGCTCGGTTTTCGTCAAGGATTCGGACAGCCAGGTGAACCTGCAGATAGCCTTCCGCGGCTTCGCCAGGCAGGACAAAAGGATCATGGCGCTGAGACTGATGCGCCGCATCCTCTGCGGCGGCGGGAGTTCGAGGCTGCACCTCTCCCTGAGGGAAAAGCTCGGCATCGTCTACTCGGTAGACGCCTCCCTTTCCGCCTACGAGGAAACCGGCGCCTTCGCCATCGAACTCGCCACGGCGCCGGAGAACCTGGTGCTCGCGGTCTCCGAGGTGCTGCACGAGGTGAAGAGCCTCGCCTTCGAGGAGGTCGGGGAGGCGGAGCTCACCAGGGTGAAGGAAGGGTACTTCTACGACCTCGAGTACAGCTCCGATTCCACCTACGAGATGCAGGTCCGCTACGGCTGGGGCGAACTGATGACCCTGGTGCGGACCATCGACGAGGACCGGGCGGAGGTGGCCTCTATCGCCCCGGCGCAGATCAGGGAGACGGCGCAGGTCCTGTTCGACCCCTGCAACCTGACCCTGGCGGCCGTCGGCCCCTGGAAGGCCCCCTCCAAAAGGGTGGTGGAGAAGCTGATCCGGGAGTACCGGAAAGGGTGGGGGAAGGCTCCACCGCAACAAAGAGACTAG
- a CDS encoding PAS domain S-box protein: MKQADANKRRLETARIVGIYAVFGLAWIYGSDQVVDWMFEDRKLLVQIAVAKGFLFIFCTAALLYFLISRYLDRLGAAETERLEILDNYRTIFNATNEAIFLHDIETGRVLDVNQRVLDMYGYTREEALCGDLSLFSSGLAPYSPSDALAKVRQTVNDGPQVFQWLARRKNGEQFWAEVSLRRITTLGRLAIIAVVRDVTERKRQEDAIKEKNAHLRFFFEYAPASLAMFDTKMRYLQVSRRWQSMYGLGDRNLIGLSHYDVFPEMPERWKELHRRGLAGEVLREEADRFVRADGTVQWVRWEIRPWYEAVDRVGGIVIFTEDITQRKQIEDALSANERFLRMLTDQVPGMVGYWDSELRCGFANKAYQEWFGKSTEQMIGITLQDLLGEELFAQNEPYVRKALSGEPQRFERTLVKPGGEVGYTWAHYIPDRVGGVTRGFYVLVSDVTELKLAEAEKVRLESQLQQAQKLESVGRLAGGVAHDFNNLLTVILGLAQLGMRELDPQDPVRNRLEGIRQAAEKSAALTQQLLGFARKQTIAPKVLELNQTVEQMLGMLRRLVGENIEVVWRPAPKLWAVKMDPSQLDQVLANLCVNARDAIADVGRITIETANARLDKDYCASHFGFVPGDYVQLTVSDDGCGIDKETMARIFEPFFTTKELGKGTGLGLATLYGIVKQNSGFINTYSEPGAGTSFKIYLPRYDAARADSLPEPEEKPASRGHETILVVEDEPTIREVAISLLQLQGYRVLAAGLPREAIELARAHADEIDLLMTDVVMPEMNGRELARSLLAICPRMKALFMSGYTANVIAHHGVLDDGVNFISKPFSLTDLAEKVREALDEKTR; encoded by the coding sequence ATGAAACAGGCGGACGCCAACAAAAGAAGGTTGGAGACGGCGAGGATCGTCGGCATCTACGCCGTTTTCGGTCTGGCCTGGATCTACGGCTCAGACCAGGTAGTGGACTGGATGTTCGAGGACCGCAAACTGCTGGTCCAGATCGCCGTCGCCAAAGGCTTTCTCTTCATATTCTGCACCGCGGCACTGCTCTACTTTCTGATCTCCCGCTATCTGGACAGGCTCGGCGCCGCCGAAACGGAGCGGCTCGAGATCCTGGACAATTACCGCACCATCTTCAACGCCACCAACGAAGCCATCTTCCTCCACGACATCGAGACAGGGCGCGTCCTCGACGTGAACCAGCGGGTGCTGGATATGTACGGCTATACCCGCGAGGAGGCCCTTTGCGGCGACCTGTCACTTTTTTCCTCCGGCCTTGCCCCCTATTCCCCGTCCGATGCGCTCGCCAAGGTGCGCCAGACGGTCAACGACGGACCGCAGGTCTTCCAATGGCTCGCCAGAAGGAAAAACGGCGAGCAGTTCTGGGCCGAGGTGTCGCTTAGGAGGATCACCACCCTGGGGAGGCTCGCCATCATCGCAGTGGTCAGGGACGTGACCGAACGCAAGAGGCAGGAAGACGCCATCAAGGAGAAAAACGCCCACCTGCGCTTTTTCTTCGAGTACGCGCCGGCTTCCCTGGCGATGTTCGACACGAAGATGCGCTACCTGCAGGTGAGCCGCCGCTGGCAGAGCATGTACGGACTTGGCGACCGCAACCTGATCGGGCTGTCGCACTACGACGTGTTCCCCGAGATGCCCGAGCGCTGGAAGGAGCTGCACCGGCGCGGCCTTGCGGGGGAGGTGCTCCGGGAGGAGGCGGACCGTTTCGTGCGTGCCGACGGCACCGTGCAGTGGGTGCGCTGGGAAATCCGCCCCTGGTACGAGGCGGTGGACCGGGTGGGGGGGATCGTCATCTTCACCGAGGACATAACCCAGAGAAAGCAGATCGAGGACGCGCTTTCCGCCAACGAGCGCTTCCTGCGCATGCTCACCGACCAGGTCCCCGGCATGGTGGGGTACTGGGACAGCGAGCTGCGCTGCGGCTTCGCCAACAAGGCCTACCAGGAGTGGTTCGGCAAGAGCACGGAGCAGATGATAGGCATCACCCTGCAGGATCTCTTGGGGGAAGAGCTATTCGCGCAGAACGAGCCGTACGTCCGGAAGGCCCTCTCGGGCGAGCCGCAGCGCTTCGAAAGGACCCTGGTGAAGCCCGGCGGAGAGGTCGGCTACACCTGGGCGCACTACATCCCGGACCGGGTGGGGGGCGTGACCAGGGGGTTCTACGTCCTGGTCTCCGACGTCACCGAATTGAAGCTGGCCGAGGCAGAGAAGGTCCGGCTGGAATCCCAGCTCCAGCAGGCGCAGAAACTGGAATCGGTGGGACGGCTGGCTGGGGGGGTGGCGCACGATTTCAACAACCTGCTGACCGTGATACTCGGGCTGGCGCAACTGGGGATGCGGGAACTGGATCCCCAGGACCCGGTCCGCAACCGGCTGGAGGGGATCCGCCAGGCGGCCGAGAAGTCCGCCGCGCTGACGCAGCAACTCCTTGGGTTCGCCAGGAAGCAGACCATAGCCCCGAAGGTGCTGGAGCTGAACCAGACCGTGGAGCAGATGCTGGGCATGCTCAGGCGCCTGGTGGGGGAGAACATCGAGGTGGTCTGGCGCCCGGCGCCGAAGTTGTGGGCCGTCAAGATGGACCCTTCCCAGCTGGATCAGGTCCTGGCCAACCTCTGCGTCAACGCCCGCGACGCGATCGCCGACGTCGGCAGGATCACCATAGAGACAGCAAACGCCAGGCTAGACAAGGATTACTGCGCCTCCCACTTCGGGTTCGTCCCCGGGGATTACGTGCAGCTGACGGTGAGCGACGACGGCTGCGGCATCGACAAGGAGACGATGGCGCGCATCTTCGAGCCTTTCTTCACCACCAAGGAACTCGGCAAGGGGACCGGGCTGGGGCTCGCCACCTTGTACGGCATCGTGAAGCAGAACAGCGGCTTCATCAACACCTACAGCGAGCCCGGCGCAGGGACCAGCTTCAAGATCTACCTCCCCCGCTACGACGCGGCGAGGGCCGACTCTTTGCCCGAACCTGAAGAAAAGCCCGCCTCCCGCGGCCACGAAACCATCCTCGTGGTGGAGGACGAGCCGACCATCCGGGAGGTGGCGATCTCCCTGCTGCAGCTGCAGGGGTACCGGGTGCTGGCGGCGGGGCTCCCCCGCGAGGCGATCGAGCTGGCCCGCGCGCACGCCGACGAGATCGACCTGCTGATGACCGACGTGGTGATGCCCGAGATGAACGGCAGGGAGCTTGCGCGGAGCCTCCTCGCCATCTGCCCCAGGATGAAGGCCCTCTTCATGTCGGGGTACACCGCCAACGTGATAGCGCACCACGGCGTGCTGGACGACGGGGTGAACTTCATCTCCAAACCCTTTTCCCTGACGGACCTGGCGGAAAAGGTGCGCGAGGCGCTGGACGAAAAGACGCGGTAA
- a CDS encoding YqaA family protein, with the protein MHDWLVHYGLYSLFLLSFLASTLLPLGSEWMVATMLLAGKDAWAVVAVATAGNYLGALSTYWIGLYGGDFLKRRVLRMDDSSTEKAERFYQRFGSISLLFSFLPVIGDPLCLVGGVLRISFIRFTLLVASGKLARYAAVAWLTQKGAAL; encoded by the coding sequence ATGCACGACTGGCTGGTCCATTACGGGCTCTATTCCCTGTTTCTACTGAGCTTTCTCGCCTCGACCTTGTTGCCGCTGGGCTCCGAGTGGATGGTGGCGACCATGCTACTGGCAGGAAAAGATGCCTGGGCGGTCGTCGCCGTCGCCACGGCGGGCAACTACCTGGGAGCGCTCAGCACCTACTGGATCGGGCTCTACGGCGGGGACTTCCTCAAGCGGCGCGTGCTCCGCATGGACGACTCCAGCACGGAAAAGGCGGAGAGGTTCTACCAACGCTTCGGCTCCATCTCCCTTCTCTTCAGCTTCTTGCCTGTGATAGGCGATCCGCTCTGCCTGGTGGGGGGCGTGTTGAGGATAAGCTTCATCCGCTTCACCCTCCTGGTTGCCTCCGGCAAGCTGGCCCGCTACGCGGCGGTTGCCTGGCTTACCCAGAAGGGGGCGGCACTCTGA
- a CDS encoding precorrin-8X methylmutase yields the protein MSVHMRPEEIEAESFRIIEEELGPHDWSAQDWPLVRRAIHTSADFDYARSMFIAKGAVDSGIAALKAGCGIVTDTTMIISGMSKERLKQFGVLVSCYVADPQVAKDAKAQLITRSIVAMRKGARDPKNGIFVIGNAPTALYELIRLIREERVRPKLIVALPVGFVGAAESKEALKELAKEFPDLPFITNTGRKGGSNVAAAVMNAILIQAQSSPAF from the coding sequence ATGTCGGTGCACATGCGCCCCGAGGAGATCGAGGCGGAGTCCTTCCGGATCATCGAAGAGGAGCTGGGGCCCCACGACTGGTCGGCGCAGGATTGGCCGCTGGTCAGGCGCGCCATCCACACCAGCGCCGACTTCGACTACGCCCGCAGCATGTTCATCGCCAAGGGGGCCGTTGACAGCGGCATCGCGGCCCTGAAGGCGGGGTGCGGCATCGTCACCGACACCACGATGATCATCTCCGGGATGAGCAAGGAGCGCCTGAAGCAGTTCGGCGTGCTGGTGTCGTGCTACGTTGCCGACCCGCAGGTCGCAAAAGACGCCAAGGCGCAGCTCATCACCCGCTCCATCGTCGCCATGCGCAAGGGGGCGCGGGATCCCAAAAACGGCATCTTCGTGATCGGCAACGCACCGACCGCCCTCTACGAGTTGATCCGCCTCATCCGCGAGGAAAGGGTGCGCCCCAAACTGATCGTGGCGCTTCCGGTCGGTTTCGTCGGCGCGGCCGAGAGCAAGGAAGCGCTGAAGGAGCTGGCCAAGGAGTTCCCGGACCTCCCCTTCATCACCAACACCGGCCGCAAAGGGGGCTCCAACGTCGCCGCGGCAGTGATGAACGCTATTTTGATCCAGGCGCAATCCTCTCCCGCCTTCTAG
- a CDS encoding sirohydrochlorin chelatase has product MSTALLIMAHGSRIAEANDAVHQIAARVQRMTKFDIVEVSFREQHLPNIQQGVDACVAKGADRILLVPYFLYMGAHVLEDLPEELDEARRRHPGIEMVLGKHLGVHDKLAEVVVERIAETLTEERWH; this is encoded by the coding sequence ATGAGCACAGCTTTATTGATCATGGCGCACGGCAGCAGGATCGCCGAGGCAAACGACGCGGTACACCAGATAGCGGCACGGGTGCAGAGGATGACCAAGTTCGACATCGTCGAGGTCTCTTTCCGCGAGCAGCATCTCCCCAACATCCAGCAGGGGGTGGACGCCTGCGTGGCCAAGGGGGCTGACCGCATCCTCCTGGTGCCGTACTTCCTCTACATGGGCGCCCACGTCCTTGAGGACCTCCCCGAGGAGCTGGACGAGGCGAGAAGGCGCCACCCCGGCATCGAGATGGTCCTGGGGAAGCACTTGGGGGTGCACGACAAGCTGGCCGAGGTGGTGGTGGAGAGGATAGCCGAGACCCTCACCGAGGAGAGGTGGCACTGA
- the cobI gene encoding precorrin-2 C(20)-methyltransferase, translating into MAVVYAVGVGPGDPELLTRKAERILRSVDVICAPTGAAEGGSYALSIVEQFIDRERQEVLVQLFPMVKDQQGLDPFWEEAADQVAQRIAAGKDVAFITIGDPFLYSTYLYIHRIFLAKYPEIKIEVVPGISSILASSAVSGLPLGLAAERIAILPATYEHDELKKTLEEFDTVVLMKVSRVFDTVYAVLKELGRERGGVFVRRVGSSEEEVHHDLEALVGQKLDYLSMLIVRKNPL; encoded by the coding sequence GTGGCCGTTGTCTATGCAGTAGGCGTCGGACCGGGCGATCCGGAACTCTTGACCCGCAAGGCCGAGCGCATCCTTAGGAGCGTGGACGTGATCTGCGCGCCCACCGGGGCCGCCGAGGGAGGAAGCTACGCGCTCTCCATCGTGGAGCAGTTTATCGACCGGGAGCGCCAGGAGGTGCTGGTCCAGCTCTTTCCCATGGTCAAGGACCAGCAGGGGCTCGATCCCTTCTGGGAGGAGGCGGCCGACCAGGTGGCACAGCGGATCGCCGCCGGGAAGGACGTCGCCTTCATCACCATCGGCGATCCGTTCCTGTATTCCACCTACCTTTACATCCACCGGATTTTCCTGGCCAAATACCCCGAGATCAAGATCGAGGTGGTTCCCGGCATTTCCAGCATCCTCGCCTCCTCGGCGGTCTCAGGGCTCCCCCTGGGGCTCGCGGCGGAGCGGATCGCCATCCTTCCCGCCACCTACGAGCACGACGAGCTCAAAAAGACCCTGGAAGAGTTCGATACCGTGGTGCTGATGAAGGTGAGCCGCGTCTTCGACACCGTCTACGCCGTGTTGAAGGAGCTCGGGCGCGAGCGGGGGGGCGTCTTCGTGCGCCGCGTAGGTTCCAGCGAGGAAGAGGTGCACCACGACCTGGAGGCGCTGGTGGGGCAGAAGCTCGATTACCTTTCCATGCTGATCGTGAGGAAGAACCCGCTGTAA